The nucleotide sequence TGCGGGCGGCCGCCAGATAAGTGCCGGCCAGCGCACCGTGGCGCTCCAGCGCGCCCAGCGCATAGGCCGAGCAGGTGGGCCAGAAGCGGCAGGCCGACCCCAGCCAGGGCGACAGCAGCAGCCGGTAGCCCTTGACCAGGGCGATGAGCGCGGCGCGGATCATGCCCGCGCCCCCGCCAGCAGCCGCTGGAGCTCGGCGCGCACGGCGCGCTTGAGCGCGTCGGAGGTGGCGCTCGGGTACAGGTCGCGGTCGAACGCCGCGCGCAGCCGCACCACGTGGGCGGCGGCAGGCA is from Ramlibacter tataouinensis TTB310 and encodes:
- the yidD gene encoding membrane protein insertion efficiency factor YidD, with the translated sequence MIRAALIALVKGYRLLLSPWLGSACRFWPTCSAYALGALERHGALAGTYLAAARIARCHPWCDGGIDEVPVEKPRLFTHLVSPFQHNKSSS